TGGGCCCCCACCACGAAGCCTTGCCGTACGAACCAGACATGGGCCCCACTCCCACTCCCACTCCCACTCCCGCCCGCGCCAGCTCAGCGACGAGCCAAGATATTTTCCGACAGCCCCCACCGCCGCTGCCGCCCGGGGCCGGCCCGCCACCTCACCTCCGCTTCCGGCTGACACGTGTCCAGCGGGAGGTGTCCGCTGTTCCGCGGCGCGTGGCGGATCAGCCCGCCCCCCCGCCTCCATCTctatcgcaaaaaaaaaaaaaaagccccCCGCCTCCATCTCCGCTGCTGCTGCATATTGCGAAGGCTCGCGAGCAAAGCAAACCCTCCCCGTTGGCCTTCTCCGCCTCTCGTCTCGTCATTTTTATTCGTCGGCGTCGGCTGCTCCGGCCCCAGCAATTCGTGATTTCCTGCGCCTCGTGGTCCACGTGCGCGCGGGCtctctgctctctctctctctctctctctctctctctctgtgtgtgtgtgtgtgtgtgtgtgtgtgtgagttcGTCGGGTAGGTTGGTGGCGGCGTGGGAGATGAAGAgcggcgggggaggaggaggaggaggaggcgggggCGGGCAGCAGTGGCCGTGCGACTACTgcggggaggcggcggcggcgctgcactGCCGCGCGGACGCCGCGCGGCTCTGCGTGGCGTGCGACCGCCACGTGCACGCCGCCAACGCGCTGTCGAGGAAGCACGTGCGCGTGCCGCTCTGCGCGGGGTGCGCCGCGCGCCCGGCCGCCGCGCGGGTCTCCCCAGTCCCGGGCGCCGACCCGGCGTTCCTCTGCGCCGGCTGCTGCGACGACGCCGCCTCGGCGGCGGTGCGCGTGCCGGTCGAGGGCTTCTCGGGCTGCCCCTCGGCGGCCGAGCTCGCCGCGTCATGGGGGCTCGACCTCCGCCGCGCGGAGGAGGGCAAggacggcgccggcggcgacatCGACGACGGCGACCCCTTCCTCTCGGTGCTCGACTACTCCGTGCTCGGGGTGGCGGTCGACCCGGACCTGCGCGACCTCTACGTGCCGTGCGACCCGCCGCGGGTTCCCGCCCCCGACGCCGCCGGGGCGCGCCCGCTCAGGGGGCAGGCGCTGTGCGACCAGCTCGCCGAGATGGCGCGACGCGAGACGGACACAGCCCACGCGCACCCGCACTCGGATCTGAGCCCGCGCACGCCTCGCCGCACCTCTGCGGCATCCGGTGGACGCTTGCCGCCGGGCAAGATGTCGCCCCCCGCGGCGATGCCGACTCATCATCCTCCGCCCGCCGCGGTCCAGGAGGTGCCTCTGCCGTACACGTCCCTGCTCATGATGGCGTCCGCCAACTGCGCCGACCTCATTGGAGGTGCCGACAGGGTGGGTGATGACGACGAACAACTGCTCTGGGACTGCGCTGCGCCCTCAGTGCCGCCCACCCAGGTAAATTTCAAGACGAACACCCGTTGTGTTGTTAAATTAAAAAGAGAGATAAAATAACCCCGTTTTTATCAATACTTCTTATATAAATCAATCTATTTGCAGTCAGTTTGAATTCTAACTGTCCTGCTAAATCTTTCTCATTTATTCAGTTCGGTGGCCTTACACATGATTTAATAATCACATGGTGGTGAAATATTATGCCCTTCGTTAAACAAAGCTAACAGTATACAAAAACAAATTGGCAGCGCTTCCTAGCCATTCTGCATATCAACCAGACCGAGAAATGTAGTCAAGATCTCGGGTGGCTGAGTGGGTAGATCAAAATGATTGGTTCGCTCCATATTGATTTATGGTGCTGGTTCCAAGGCCATCGATTTTTACAAGCCTGTGCTTTTTTCAGATGACTGGAGAGAGAAATCCGTGGTTCTGAACTTGTCATGGCTCTTCCTTTCCTAGGTTTTTTTCAGCCAGGAGAACAGTATGATCACACTCACAGTAGCTTTCAGTAGAGAACGAGATAAAATTGATCTTCCTGCTCTCTGCATTCATGGTTCAGTTTTTTTCACAGAGAGCTTGTAGTTGGGATAAAATTACACGGACCTGTTGTTTTAGAGTCATTGAATGCACAAATTGAGCTGGTGAAGAAATGTGTTTGCTTTAGAAAGGATGCAAATATACGTACCTTTCTAAAGAAGCGTTGCTATCTTGATGTGGAAAAGTGTGTTGCACATGACTTCACACTACTAATAACTATTATTCAGGATTTCTTATCGTACTTGACTTTTCAGATGCgaaatggatcatattttcacatAAGTCTGCTCAACAATCATGCATCAATTGCAATCTTAATTATTTGAACTTCTGATTGCATGTTTTATTGTCAAAAAAATCATGTACTTCATACTACTACGGATCCTCCAGATTCATCAACTTGTATTCTAATTTTCATGTTCGAGTCTGCTTATTATTGTCAGAGAATGAGGTAGTTGATTGCTTGCTTGTTATTTGTATGGCAGATTTGGGACTTCAATTTGGGAAGGTCAAGGGATCACGATGAGAAGTCTGCTCTTGAAGTTGGATATGGTTCTAACCATGGAGGCTTTATGATTAAGAGTTATAGTGACATGCTTAAGGAAATTTCTTCGGGGACAACGAAAGATCTGGAAGATATTTATGACTCAAGATACTGCTCAACTGCCGAAGATATCATGTCCTCTAATATCTGTCAGTTGTCATCGAAAAATGTAAGTCTTCTATCCCCTTTTTCCGTACCCTAAGGATGCTTGCTTGGTGTGCAGCTGTGTCTATCCAGAACATGTGGCGAGTTCACTGTAGTAACAGCGTCAGCTATGTGTTGTTAACCTGTAGCCCAtgtgatgtgatagaaaataaGATTAATGGCCATGTATGTGAAGGCATTACTTATCTCACATGTATCGTAGtttcttattttcttcactttaagaaaaaaaatcatatcaCTATAGCACTAAATGCAGAGGAGCAAAGTCAAAGGGACCAAATACTTTTCTGATTAAAGATGCCATTCGTATAGATGAGCATCATCCTCTAGTTTGTACCACAACTTTGGCCCATCAAGAAAAaatttagctagctagcttccATGATGAAGTCCTCTGGCCTGAGCTAAGAAATCTAAGACAGTATTTTGAACATAAATATTTGCTTGGGTAAAAAACTTGTTGATCAAAGCTTTGAGATCAACAAAATACTGAAAATCAGGTGCCTGAATAGTTCGCAAAACTTCCAAAAGCCACATGTATGTTTACAGGACATATAGATGCTCCACATGTTTGATAGCTTGATGCACCACTTGCTGGTCCATAACCCAGCTTTTGCTGATGTTGATGCCATACTTACTGTTGAATGCGTTCAAGCAGTCATGCTCATAATTGGATATAGATCTTATCTTCTAAAGGCCTATTCATATAGAAGTGGACTCGATATGGTCCCATACTCCCATATGGTATGAACCCGTCGAGCTGTTTTCGTTCACCAGGATTGTTATGGGCCACCATACATATCCTCTGGTCCACCAAGTCATGGAGGCATCTTGTCTGTTTATGAAACATTAAAGGCCGATTTTGTCACCTAAAAATCGCTACACAACGCCCCACCACATGTTCTTGGTTTTTGCATCATTTTAGCTCAAGTCTGTACCACAAGTCTCTATCTGAGTCCTTTCAAAGATAATTTCTCTCTCTGGGACATGAATCAGTAGAATTTCAGCATGGCTGACTTCTAATATTAGCTGAAATTTTGCTCCTCATTAGGTGAGCACCGCGAGCAACAAACGGAAGCTGAGCTCCTGTGCCTCGACGATCGATGGACCAACAACCTCTGGAAACCATGTACCCACATCAGGACCAGCACTCaccagggagatctccttcggGGATCAAACGGTCTCCACCCCTGCAGCTGAGAGGCCTGCTGTGAGGATCGACAGCGAGACGCTCGCGCAGAATAGGGACAGCGCTATGCAGCGGTACagggaaaagaagaagaaccgCAGGCATGGATCTATGACCCTTACCTGTCTGCTGCTGCCGACAGCAACTTCGATCTTCCGCAGTATTAAAAGAGTGTTACAGTTTACTCATCACATGCCTCTCCATCACTCTTGTCTAGGTATGAGAAGCACATACGGTACGAGTCGAGGAAGCTGAGGGCGGACACAAGGAAGCGGGTGAAAGGGCGGTTCGTCAAGTCGACCGAAGCCCTGAACGCCGGCTATGGCGGATGAGCCATATGGCCTGTAAACTGTGGTTTGCTGTGTGCCTGCGTTACGTGCAGTAGCAATGTTGGTGGTACGGATGCTATGGCGGAATCGATAAGCAGTGTTAGAGAGCCAAGTTTTTGCGTTGAAGCAATTGTGGTCATTGGGCAGTAGTCAACTCCAGAGATTGCACGGTATTGCTTGTAAGAGACGACCCCCTGCCATCTCATCAGTATGTAGCTTACATACAGTACTGATTTACCATATGATGCATGTGGTCTTTGCAGTGAAGTAACTTGTTTTGTTATATATATCCGGCCGTTTTGTTACTACTTACTACCATCTTGAATCCCTGATTGTGTTAGCCATGCATGTTTTAGGACACATGTCAATGCTGTCTGGAGACGAATATGTACACACTTGCACTAGTTCTAACAAACTACTTGGGCTACCAAACatttatgtatgtatatatatacatgtagtACTGTATCATTATGTCTCCGTATAGCAGTAGTTGTGGGAAATTAATTGATCAAGCTGGATTATCTGGGTGCCGGCGGGGGTGGTGCCCTGGGGTAGCGGGAGAGGCTGGAGGCGACGCCGAAGGCGACGAACGCGACGAAGGCGAGCGCGAGGGAGACGGCGCCCCTGTCGC
This window of the Sorghum bicolor cultivar BTx623 chromosome 7, Sorghum_bicolor_NCBIv3, whole genome shotgun sequence genome carries:
- the LOC8060596 gene encoding zinc finger protein CONSTANS-LIKE 15, whose protein sequence is MKSGGGGGGGGGGGGQQWPCDYCGEAAAALHCRADAARLCVACDRHVHAANALSRKHVRVPLCAGCAARPAAARVSPVPGADPAFLCAGCCDDAASAAVRVPVEGFSGCPSAAELAASWGLDLRRAEEGKDGAGGDIDDGDPFLSVLDYSVLGVAVDPDLRDLYVPCDPPRVPAPDAAGARPLRGQALCDQLAEMARRETDTAHAHPHSDLSPRTPRRTSAASGGRLPPGKMSPPAAMPTHHPPPAAVQEVPLPYTSLLMMASANCADLIGGADRVGDDDEQLLWDCAAPSVPPTQIWDFNLGRSRDHDEKSALEVGYGSNHGGFMIKSYSDMLKEISSGTTKDLEDIYDSRYCSTAEDIMSSNICQLSSKNVSTASNKRKLSSCASTIDGPTTSGNHVPTSGPALTREISFGDQTVSTPAAERPAVRIDSETLAQNRDSAMQRYREKKKNRRYEKHIRYESRKLRADTRKRVKGRFVKSTEALNAGYGG